Part of the Sulfuriflexus mobilis genome is shown below.
ACACCGCAGGTGATGGGGATCCTTAACGTTACGCCGGATTCTTTTTCCGATGGCGGCCAATACCATTTTCTCGATGCGGCGATCAGACATGCCTTGCAGATGCAGACAGAGGGAGCAGCGATCATTGATATCGGCGGTGAATCAACGCGCCCTGGTGCAGTGCCAGTTTCCCTTAATGAAGAGTTAGACCGCGTCATCCCCGTGATTGAAAAACTCAAACAGGCGGTGCATGTGCCGTTGTCGATAGACACGATCAAGCCGGAGGTTATGCGCGAGGCGGTTGCCGCCGGTGCCGGGTTGATCAATGACGTTAATGCCCTGCAGGCAGAAGGTGCACTGGTAACGGCGGCCAGCCTCGGTGTGCCGGTGTGCCTGATGCATAGACAGGGTACAGCACAGACGATGCAAACAGAGCCTGTGTATGAAGACGTCACCGAGGATGTCCTCGGTTTTTTGCGCGGGCGCGTGGCAGCCTGCGAACACGCCGGTATTGCACGCGAACAAGTCATCCTCGACCCGGGGTTTGGTTTTGGCAAGACCCTGGCGCACAATATGCAGCTCATGCGCGAGCTGTCGGCCTTTTTGGATGAAGACCTGCCGGTACTGGTGGGGGTGTCACGCAAATCCATGCTCGGCGCCATCCTTGATGCCGAACCGGGGCAACGGCTGGCAGGCACGATCACCCTGCAGGCCCTGGCCCTCATGCAAGGGGCGCATATCCTGCGTAGCCACGATGTGAAGGCCGCAGTGGACTGTGTGAAAACCGTCATGGCCGTGAAGACGGGTATGTGACGGATTCGGCAGAGTATTTCTCATGTTTTTGGCTAGAATTGCCGCTATACTATTAAGATAACTAATCAGGATATATAGAGTGCAGCGACGTTATTTCGGTACAGACGGTATACGTGGGCGGGTCGGGATGGAACCGATAACCCCGGCCTTTGTCATGCGCCTCGGCTGGGCCGCCGGTCGTGTCCTCGGTAACGGCGGTAATGGCACCGTCCTCATTGGTAAGGATACGCGTATCTCCGGTTACATGTTCGAGTCGGCACTCGAGGCGGGTCTGTCGGCTGCCGGCATCAATATCCGCTTGCTCGGGCCGATGCCGACGCCGGCCATTGCCTACCTGACGCGCACCTTCCACGCCAATGCCGGTATTGTCATCAGTGCCTCGCACAATCCCTTCTATGATAATGGCATCAAGTTTTTTTCAGCCGATGGAACCAAGCTTCCCGATGAAGTTGAGTTGGCTATCGAAGCCGAGCTGGATAAACCGATGACTACGGTGGACTCGGCAAAATTAGGCAAGGCCTCGCGTGTGGCGGATGCGGCGGGGCGTTATATCGAATTTTGTAAAAGCACCATCCCAATGAATATGAACTTCAAAGGCATGCGTCTGGTGGTCGACTGTGCACATGGTGCAACCTACCATGTGGCACCGCGTGTCTTCGAAGAGCTGGGGGCTGAGGTGATCACCCTCGGTGCTGAACCGGATGGCCTCAACATTAACGCCGGCGTGGGTTCAACCCAGCCACAGGCCCTGCAGGCCAGCGTACTGGAAAACAAGGCGGACCTGGGTATTGCCCTGGATGGTGATGGTGATCGCTTGATTATGGTTGATGCAAACGGTGAACTGGTTGATGGTGATCAGATCCTTTACATCATCGCGATCTCAAGGCTGCATGATGAGACCCTGAACACTACCGTGGTCGGTACCGTAATGAGCAACCTCGGTCTTGAACATGCCCTGAATGAGAGGGGCATTGAATTCAAACGTGCCGCAGTCGGTGACCGCTATGTCATGGACATGCTGCGAGAGGGTGGCTGGACCATCGGCGGTGAAGGTTCCGGTCATATCATTTGCCTGGATCGAACCACCACCGGTGACGGCACCGTTGCCGCCTTGCAGGTGCTTGCCGCGATGCAAAAGTCTGGCAAGACACTTGAGCAACTGGTCGGCAGTATGTACAAATACCCGCAGGTATTGCTGAACATCCCCGTTAATTCGGACTTTAACCTCGGTAAGGCCAGTAATGTAAAGGCCGCCATGCTGGCAGCCGAGGCCGAACTGGCCGACCGCGGCCGGATCTTGCTGCGCGCCTCCGGTACCGAACCGCTGTTGCGGGTCATGGTTGAGGGCCAGGATGCCGGACTGGTGCAGCGCATCGCCGACGAGCTGGCCACTGTCGTACGTGAGGCAGCCACTGAATCGGCTCGCCTTACCTCGAACGCCTAGGCTATATCCTTCATTTCCCGTAAATTTTTTGCCTCCAGCGGCTGCACCGATTGATTTTCAGGGGCTGCACCGGTATCCTTGCCGCGCTTTCGAATAAACCCTGAGGAAAAAGGCATGGCAAGACAGATTCTGGTAGCCGGAAACTGGAAAATGAACGGTTCCCGAGACAGTGTTAAGGCATTGGTAGAAGGTATCAAGGCCGGTCTCGGCAAGGTCTCCAAGTCTGCCGTCACGATTTGTCCGTCCTATGTCTTTCTCGCCGATGTGCAGCCGATGATTGCGGGCACGGCGATTGGCCTGGGTGCCCAGAACCTTTCCACCGAGGCCGCAGGTGCCTTCACCGGTGAAATCTCCTCTGCCATGCTCAAGGACTTTGCCTGCCAGTCGGTCATTGTCGGTCACTCCGAGCGCCGCAGCCTGTACGGCGAAGACGATGCGCTGGTCGCCAAAAAGTATGCCGTGGCCCGTGCCGCCGGTCTGACCCCGATTTTGTGTGTCGGTGAGACCCTGGAAGAACGCGAAAAGGGCATTACCGAAGAAGTCGTCGCCCGCCAGCTGGATGCCGTGATTGCACTGGAGGGTGTCGCAGCCCTGGCCGAGGGCGTGATCGCCTATGAGCCGGTCTGGGCGATTGGCACCGGTATGACCGCCAGCCCGGAACAGGCCCAGGACGTGCATGCCTTTATACGTGGTCGCATCGCCGAACGGGACGCCGGCATTGCCGACAAGGTACAGATCCTCTATGGCGGTAGCGTCAAGGGCTCGAATGCTGCAGAATTATTCTCCAAGCCCGACATTGATGGTGGGCTGATTGGTGGTGCATCGCTGGATGCTGAGGATTTCCTCAAGATCTGCTGTGCTGCGTCCTAAAGGCTGAGGGATTATGTTCACAGTTATACTTGTAATTCATGTGTTTATCGCCATCGGCCTGGTTGGCCTGGTATTGATCCAGCACGGCAAGGGTGCCGATGCCGGTGCCGCCTTTGGCAGCGGCTCGTCGGCCACGGTCTTTGGTAGCCAGGGTTCGGCGTCGTTTTTGACCCGCCTGACGGCGGTCCTGGCCACAGGTTTTTTCATTTCCAGCATGAGTCTGGCCTATTTCACCCGCGAGGCCGTCAGGGAAGGGCAGGAAGCGAATATCAGTATTCCGGCAGAAAAAACCGCCGCACCGGTTGTGCCAGATATTACCGAGATTCCGGCGATACCGCTGGATACGGATATCCCTGCTGTACCGGGGGCCAAGCTTGATAAGGCCGGCAGCCCGGACCCAACCCAAATCCCGGAGTAAAAACATTTCATTTCAGGTCCGCTATGTTCTGCAACATGGCGTACAATAGACCGCCTTTTTGCCGATGTGGTGGAATTGGTAGACACGCCATCTTGAGGGGGTGGTGGGGAGACCCGTGCCGGTTCGAGTCCGGCCATCGGCACCATTCATAAGCGGTATCACTTTTAGTGATACCGTTTTTTTATGACCATAAAAAAATGCGTCAAGCATCTGAAAATAAATAGAAAAACAGTTTCTGGCAAACTTGACACAAATTTCCGTGCTCGCCATACTGCCAATCGTTTTATAGTTAGACATAAGAACAATAAATGATGCGCTGTATGGGTTTTCGTCCGAATCTGTTGAAGGGGTCAAGGTTCCATGCTTGAGAACTATCTGCCCGTTTTGATTTTTATTATCATCGGTGGCGCCGTTGGTGTCGTCATGCTCGCCCTGGGGTGGGTCATGGGGCCGAATCGTCCCGATGATGAAAAGCTTTCCGCCTACGAGTGTGGTTTCGAGGCCTTTGAAGACTCGCGCATGAAGTTTGACGTGCGCTACTATCTCGTTGCCATCCTGTTTATTATTTTCGATCTCGAGATTGCATTCCTGTTCCCCTGGGCGGTTGTGCTGGATCAACTCGGTTGGTTTGGTTTCAGTGCCATGGTCGTGTTTCTCGGTATTCTTGTCATTGGCTTTATCTATGAATGGAAGAAGGGGGCCCTCGAATGGGAATAGACGGCGTATTTGAAAAGGGCTTTGCCACCACCTCGGCGGACAAACTAATTAATTGGGCACGCACCGGTTCCTTGTGGCCGATGACCTTTGGTCTGGCCTGTTGTGCAGTGGAAATGATGCATGCCGCGGCCGCACGTTATGACCTGGACCGCTTCGGTATTATCTTTCGCCCGAGCCCACGTCAGTCAGACGTGATGATCGTTGCCGGTACGCTGGTCAACAAGATGGCCCCAGCACTGCGTAAGGTCTACGACCAGATGGCCGAGCCTCGCTGGGTGATCTCGATGGGCTCCTGCGCCAATGGCGGGGGTTATTACCATTATTCCTATTCGGTGGTACGTGGCTGTGACCGTGTGGTGCCGGTTGATATTTATGTGCCGGGTTGCCCGCCGACTGCAGAGGCGCTTATTTACGGCATTATGCAGTTACAAAACAAGATCAAGCGCACTAACACGATTGCGCGCACTTAATATTATAAAGAGTCTATTTCATGAGTGAAGACACGACTGAAATTGAAACGGCAGCTGAAGATGTCGTGGCGCCGTCTGCGCTACAGGTATTCGCCGACAGTCTGCTGGAACGTTTTGCCGAAGAGTCCGTAAAGGTGACGCTGGCATTGCGTGAAGTGACACTCGAAGTGCCGCGTCAGCACCTGTTAAGTGTCTGCACGGCGCTGCGTGATGAGCCTGATTTTGCCTTTGCCCAGTTGATCGATGTCTGTGGTGTTGATTACAGCGATTATGGACAGGTCGAGTGGGAAACCAATTACGCCACCGGCAGTGGTTTCAGTCGTGGTGTCGTGACAGACGAGCCCCGCGAGGCCCGGTGGCAGGGTGAACGTTTCGCCGCTGTTTATCACCTGATTTCCTACAAGCATAATCGCCGCCTGCGTATACGTTGCTTCGTCGACGATGACCTGCCGGTTGTCGATTCGGTGGTACCAATCTGGAACGGTGCCAACTGGTTTGAACGTGAGGCCTTTGACCTGTTTGGCATCATGTTTGAAGGGCATCCGGACCTGCGTCGCATCCTTACTGACTATGGCTTTGTCGGCCATCCGTTCCGCAAGGATTTCCCACTGATTGGTGAAGTGGAAATGTGTTATGACCCAGACAAAAAACGTGTTGTTTACCAGCCGGTAAGCATCGAACCACGCGTGCTCGTTCCGCGTGTTATTCGCAGTGAACACCTGCATGGCGTCGATGATGCCGGCAATGATGTAGCGGAAGGCTGAACATGCCAGAAATTCGTAACTACACACTGAACTTTGGTCCGCAGCATCCGGCGGCACACGGCGTATTGCGTCTGGTGCTGGAACTGGATGGTGAGGTGGTGCAGCGTGCCGACCCGCATGTGGGCCTGTTGCATCGTGGTACCGAGAAACTCGCCGAGAGCAAGCCTTTTAACCAGAGCATTGGTTACATGGACCGTCTCGACTACGTATCCATGATGTGTAACGAGCATGGCTATGTCCTGGCGATTGAAAAACTGCTTGGCATTCAGGCCCCGGAACGTGCGCAATATATCCGCGTTATGTTCGACGAGATCACCCGCATTCTGAATCATCTGATGTGGCTGGGTACACATGCTCTCGATATCGGTGCGATGACCCTGTTCCTGTATTGTTTTCGTGAGCGTGAAGACCTGATGGATTGCTACGAGGCCGTTTCCGGTGCGCGTATGCATGCGACCTACTATCGCCCGGGCGGTGTTTACCGTGACCTGCCTGATGTGATGCCGAAGTACCGCGAATCCAAGTGGCACAATGAATCTGATGTGTCTCGCATGAACGAGGCACGTAGTGGTGGTCTGATCGACTTTATTGAAGACTTCACTGATCGCTTTCCCGGTCTGGTGGATGAATACGAAACTCTGTTGACCGATAACCGTATCTGGAAACAGCGTACCGTCGGTATTGCCGAGGTCTCTGCTGAGCGCGCACTGCAACTGGGCTTTACCGGGCCGATGCTGCGCGGCTCGGGTATTGAGTGGGACCTGCGCAAGAAACAACCTTACGAAGTTTACGACAGGATGCATTTTGATATTCCAGTGGGTCGCAACGGTGACTGTTATGACCGTTACCTGGTACGCGTTGAGGAGATGCGTCAGTCCAACCGTATTATCAAACAGTGTATTGACTGGCTGCGCATGAACCCCGGTCCAGTCATGATCGACGATCACAAATACACTACGCCGCCACGTGCCGATATGAAGGGTGATATGGAATCCCTGATTCATCACTTCAAACTTTCTACTGAGGGTTACTGTGTGCCTGCCGGTGAGGCCTATGCCGCCATCGAGCATCCGAAGGGTGAATTTGGTTGCTATATCGTTTCTGATGGTGCCAACAAGCCATACCGCCTCAAGGTACGCGCACCGGGCTTTGCGCACCTCTCGGCCATGGATGAGATGGTTAAGGGGCATATGATTGCAGACGTGGTGTCTGTTATCGGTACCATGGATATTGTATTCGGAGAGATTGACCGCTAATGGCCGGAATGAACATACAAGCGAGCGCGCGCCTGTCTGCGGAAGTGCGCCGGGAAATCGATCATTGGTTAAGCAAGTACCCCGCGGAGCATCGCCAGTCTGCCGTGATCCCGGCCTTGACCGCCGCACAGGAACATAACAAGGGTTACCTGAGTAATGAGCTCATGGATGCAGTGGCCGATTACCTGGGTATCTCCCGTGTGACCACCTATGAAGTGGCGACGTTTTACTCGATGTATAACCGTGAACCGGTGGGCAAATACGTGATCAATATTTGCACAAATATTTCCTGCATGTTGATGGGTTCTGACACGGTCGTTGGCCACCTGGAAAATAAGCTGGGTATAAAGCTGGGCGAAACGACGGCAGACGGCAGGTTCACACTGAAAATAGAAGAAGAATGCCTGGCGGCCTGTGCCGGCGGCCCGATGATGGCGATTAACGGCCATTATTATGAAAAATTATCACCGGCCCGGCTGGATGAGATTCTGGACGGCCTGGAATAAAACGGAAATGGTCGCGATGTTGACGATAACTGTTGGAGAGATAAGCTGATGGCAAACCAGGTTTGCTTCACGACAATGCAATTCGACAAACCCTGGACACTTGAGAACTATATCAAGACCGGTGGTTACCAGGCATTGAAAAAAGTCCTCGTCGACAAGATGAGCCAGGAAGACGTGATCGAAACGGTCAAGGCCTCGGCGCTGCGCGGTCGTGGTGGTGCGGGTTTCTCTACCGGCCTGAAGTGGAGTTTCATGCCGCGCACGGCACCGGTCGACAAGTATATCGTTTGTAACTCGGATGAAAGTGAGCCGGGTACCTGTAAGGACCGTGACATCCTGCGTTATAACCCGCATGCCGTGATCGAGGGCATGATCATCGGCGCCTATGCCATTGGTGCGAAGGCCGGTTATAACTATCTGCGTGGTGAGTTCCATCACGAACCCTTTGAGCGCTTCGAAGAAGCGCTCAAAGAAGCCTATGAGGCCGGTTACTTGGGTAAGGATATCCTCGGTTCGGGTTTTGATTTTGACCTGTATGCCCACCTCGGTGCCGGCGCCTATATCTGTGGTGAAGAGACCGCCTTGCTCGAGTCACTCGAAGGCAAGAAGGGCCAGCCACGCTTCAAGCCGCCGTTCCCGGCCAACTTTGGCCTGTATGGCAAACCGACCACGATCAACAACACCGAGACCCTGGCCTCGATACCGGTGATTATCCGTAACGGTGCCGAGTGGTTTCTGAACCTGGGTAAACCCAATAATGGCGGCGAAAAGCTGTTCAGCATATCCGGTCACGTCAACAAGCCGGGCAACTTCGAGATCCCACTGGGTACCCCCTTTAGTGAGCTGCTGGAAATGGCCGGTGGAGTGCGCAACGGTCACCAGATCAAGGCCGTGATCCCGGGCGGCTCATCCATGCCGGTACTGCCGGGCGATGTCATGATGGGTCTGGATATGGATTATGACTCTATCCAGAAGGCCGGTTCCTATCTGGGCTCCGGTGCCGTGATCGTCATGGATGAAACCACCTGCATGGTCAAGGCACTGTTACGGCTGTCGCGTTTCTATTATATGGAGTCATGTGGCCAGTGTACGCCGTGCCGTGAGGGTACCGGCTGGATGTACCGCGTGCTGGAAAGAATCGAAAATGGGCAGGGCCGCCCCGAGGACCTGGAATTGCTCGAGTCTGCCGCCGGTCAGATCGCCGGCCATACGATTTGCGCCTTCGGTGAAGCTGCCGCCTGGCCGGTGCAGAGTTTCCTCAAACACTTCCGTGAAGAATTTGAATACCATATCACGCACAAGCGTTGCATGGTCGATGCCATGGGTAGAGGGGCTGCGGCATGAGTGCAAAACCTGAAATCAGCGCGGAAGACATGGTTACCATCGAGATTGATGGCGTCAGCATGCAGGCGCGCAAGGGCGCGATGATCATTCACGCCGCTGACGATTCGAATATTTATATCCCGCGTTTCTGTTACCACAAGAAACTGCCTATCGCGGCCAATTGCCGTATGTGTCTGGTCGAGGTCGCAAATGTGCCTAAGCCCTTGCCGGCCTGTGCGACACCGGTTGCCGAAGGCATGAAGGTCTTTACCCGTTCTGCGTTTGCGAAGAAGGCACAGAAGGCCGTGATGGAGTTTCTGCTCATCAATCACCCGCTGGATTGCCCGATTTGTGATCAGGGTGGTGAGTGCGAGCTGCAGGATATCGCCATGGGTTATGGTGGCAGTTCTTCGCGTTTTACTGAAGGTAAGCGCGTGGTACAGGACAAAAACATCGGCCCGTTAATTGCGACCGAAATGACGCGCTGCATCCATTGCACCCGTTGTATCCGCACGCTCGAGCTGGTCAACGGTGAAAGTGAACTGGGTGCCATGAACCGTGGTAACCGCACCACGATTGGCACCTACATCGAGCGCAGTGTGAATTCGGAAATGTCTGGCAACGTCATTGATGTTTGCCCGGTCGGTGCGCTGACGGCGAAGCCTTCGCGCTTCGCGGCACGTGCCTGGGAAATGCGCGCGCATAACAGTATCGCCGCCCATGACTGTGTCGGCTCCAACATCAGTGTGCATACCTATAATAATAAGGCAGTGCGTACTGTCCCGGATGAAAACGAGGCCGTTAATGAGGTCTGGTTGTCTGACCGTGACCGTTATGCCTATGCAGGCCTGAATAGCACTACACGCCTGACCACACCGATGATTAAGGTCGGTGCTGAATGGCAGGAGATTGATTGGAATACCGCCCTCGATGAGGTTGTCACCGGCCTGCGTGATCAGAGTGAGGCTATCGGTTGCCTGGTTTCGCCCAATGCCACGACTGAAGAGGCCTTCCTTGCACAACGTCTGCTGCGTGGCCTGGGTAGTCAGAATATTGATCATCGTCTTGGTCAGCAGGACTTTAGTGACGATGGCAGGTTGCCACTGGTACAAAGCCTGGGCTGTGGGGTCGATGCCCTCGAATCCGTTAATGCCGCGCTGCTGATCGGTTCGAATATTCGTCATGACCAACCGATTGCCTCGCACCGGCTGCGCAAGGCCGTTGCCAAGGGTGGGCAATTGATGTTGTTGAATCATGTTGATTACGACATGAACTATCCGCTTGCAGAAAAGATCATTACCAGTCCTTCAACCATGACGACCGAGTTGGCCGCTATCGTCAAGGCCATGCTGGAGACCACGCAGGAGTCTGCGCCGCCGGGACTGGCCGCACTGATTGATTCGGTGAGCGTTACCGATACCCATCGCGCCATCGCCGATCATCTGAAGACGGCGGAAAACGCCAGTGTCATTATTGGTATGCAGGCAATGGCCATGCCAAACCTTTCAACGCTGCGTGCACTGGCTGCCTTGCTGGCACGCCTGGCCGATGCCAGCTTCGGTTACCTGCCGCGCGGCGCCAATAGTAGCGGTGCCAGCCTGGCCGGGGCCTTGCCCTACACCGATGCCGGTGGTCAGGGTCAATACAGTGGCCTTAATGCCGTAGAGATGATGAAGGCAAAACTGTCTGCCTATGTGTTGCTGAATGTTGAGCCAGAGTTAGATTGTATTGACCCGGCACAGGCACGCCGCGCACTGGCAAATGCCAACTTTGTGGTCTGCATGACACCTTTTGTTAGTGATGCGATGCGGGAGTATGCAAATGTCCTGCTACCGACAGCACCATCAACAGAAACCTCCGGTACCTTTGTTAATGCCAGTGGTCGCTGGCAACGTTTTGCTGCGGCTTGTGCACCTCGTGGCGAGACGCGCCCGGCATGGAAGGTACTGCGTGTGCTCGGCAATCTGTGTGAGCTGAGTGGTTTTGAATACCTGTCTTCAGAAGAGGTGCGTGCCGAGGTTGAACGTGAGACCAATGCGGTGACCCTGGATAACCAAATAGAATGGCGGTGCCCGGCAGGACTCGCCAGTGCTGATGAGTTGGTGCGTATTGGTGATATGCCGATCTATGGCATCGACAATGTTGTGCGCCGTGCGGCGGCACTGCAAAACACCATTCATGCCGCCAGCGAATCGGCTGCCATGAATGCGGCCACCGCCAAACAGCTGGGTGTAGGCGACGCGTCACGCATTGTCCTGACTCAGGGTGATGATGAAGTCTCAGTCGAGTTAATGGTCGACGAGTGTGTTCCGAATAACTGTGTCATGTTGGCAGCGTCGAGTGCTGCGAGCAGTCAGCTTGGTGCGCCATACCAGGCTGTGACAATAACAAAAGATTAACGGGCGAGACGATGCTTGAATTCCTGAATACAAGTTGGCAGTGGGTGGTTTCAATCTGGAATATTTTGCCGCTGGCGGTCCAGATCGTGATTGAGATCGTGGCCCTGATGGTGCCACTGATGCTCAGTGTTGCTTACCTGACCCTGGCCGAGCGCAAGATTATTGGTTATATGCAGGTGCGTGTCGGTCCGCACAAGGTTGGCCCGCACTGGCTGCAACCGATTGCCGATGCCTGTAAGTTGATCTTCAAGGAGATCATCATCCCGGCCAGGGCCAATAAATTCCTGTTCCTGTTTGCACCGATTATCTCCCTGGCCACGGCGCTGGCGGCCTGGGCGGTGATCCCCTTGAGTACCACACTGGGTATTGCCGATAACGTTAATGCCGGTCTGTTGTATGTGTTGGCCATCACCTCACTGGGTGTCTATGGCGTCATTATCGCCGGTTGGTCATCGAATTCGAAGTACGCCTTTCTCGGTGCGATGCGTTCATCAGCGCAGATCGTCTCCTATGAAATTGCCATGGGTTTTGCCCTGGTCGGTGTGCTCATGGCGGCGGGTAGCCTGAACCTGCGTGAAATCGTTGAGGCGCAGCAGGGCAATATATTTACCTGGTTCTGGGTACCTTTGTTCCCGTTGTTCATTGTGTATTTTATTTCCGGTGTCGCCGAGACCAACCGTGCGCCGTTTGATGTCGCCGAAGGCGAGTCAGAGATCGTTGCCGGATTCCACGTTGAGTATTCGGGCATGGCCTTTGCCGTGTTCTTCCTCGCTGAATACGCCAACATGATCCTGATCGGCGCCCTGACTACGATTATGTTTGCTGGCGGCTGGTACTCGCCATTCAGTGGACTGGATTGGCTTTCAAACATTCCTTATTTAGGTGCCTTTCTCACCTATGATGGTATTCACTGGTTTATCCTGAAGACCGCCTTCTTCATGATCTTCTTCTTATGGTTCCGTGCCACCTTCCCGCGTTATCGCTATGACCAGATCATGCGCCTCGGCTGGAAGGTGTTTATTCCTATTACTATTGTCTGGCTACTGGTCGTGGGTGTTCTCATCCTCGGCCAGGTCGGGCCATGGTTTGATTAAGAGGGTATGCCGATGATCAATTCCATGAAAAAAGTCTTCAAGAGCCTGTTTCTTACCGAACTGCTGAAGGGTATGGGTTTGACCGGGCGTTATTACTTCCGCAAGAAGTTTACACTTTATTATCCGGAAGAAAAAACCCCACAGTCGGCCCGTTTCCGTGGCCTGCATGCTCAGCGTCGTTATGAGAACGGTGAAGAGCGTTGCATCGCCTGCAAACTGTGCGAAGCCGTTTGTCCGGCAGTGGCCATTACCATCGAATCAGCCGAACGTGATGACGGCTCGCGCCGCACCACGCGTTATGACATCGACCTGTTCAAATGCATCTATTGCGGTTTTTGTGAAGAGGCCTGCCCGGTGGATGCGATTGTCGAGACCCGTCACCTTGAATACCACTTCGAGAACCGTGGCGAGAACATCATGACCAAGGAAAAATTGCTGCGTAATGGCGATATGTACGAATCTGAAATCGCCGCCGACCGCGCCCAAGACGCGGCATACCGTTGAGGTTGATAAAGAATGTCAATTGAGCAACTAACATTTTATGTCTTCGCCACCATCCTGGTGTTTGCGGCGA
Proteins encoded:
- the nuoG gene encoding NADH-quinone oxidoreductase subunit NuoG, whose product is MSAKPEISAEDMVTIEIDGVSMQARKGAMIIHAADDSNIYIPRFCYHKKLPIAANCRMCLVEVANVPKPLPACATPVAEGMKVFTRSAFAKKAQKAVMEFLLINHPLDCPICDQGGECELQDIAMGYGGSSSRFTEGKRVVQDKNIGPLIATEMTRCIHCTRCIRTLELVNGESELGAMNRGNRTTIGTYIERSVNSEMSGNVIDVCPVGALTAKPSRFAARAWEMRAHNSIAAHDCVGSNISVHTYNNKAVRTVPDENEAVNEVWLSDRDRYAYAGLNSTTRLTTPMIKVGAEWQEIDWNTALDEVVTGLRDQSEAIGCLVSPNATTEEAFLAQRLLRGLGSQNIDHRLGQQDFSDDGRLPLVQSLGCGVDALESVNAALLIGSNIRHDQPIASHRLRKAVAKGGQLMLLNHVDYDMNYPLAEKIITSPSTMTTELAAIVKAMLETTQESAPPGLAALIDSVSVTDTHRAIADHLKTAENASVIIGMQAMAMPNLSTLRALAALLARLADASFGYLPRGANSSGASLAGALPYTDAGGQGQYSGLNAVEMMKAKLSAYVLLNVEPELDCIDPAQARRALANANFVVCMTPFVSDAMREYANVLLPTAPSTETSGTFVNASGRWQRFAAACAPRGETRPAWKVLRVLGNLCELSGFEYLSSEEVRAEVERETNAVTLDNQIEWRCPAGLASADELVRIGDMPIYGIDNVVRRAAALQNTIHAASESAAMNAATAKQLGVGDASRIVLTQGDDEVSVELMVDECVPNNCVMLAASSAASSQLGAPYQAVTITKD
- the nuoH gene encoding NADH-quinone oxidoreductase subunit NuoH gives rise to the protein MLEFLNTSWQWVVSIWNILPLAVQIVIEIVALMVPLMLSVAYLTLAERKIIGYMQVRVGPHKVGPHWLQPIADACKLIFKEIIIPARANKFLFLFAPIISLATALAAWAVIPLSTTLGIADNVNAGLLYVLAITSLGVYGVIIAGWSSNSKYAFLGAMRSSAQIVSYEIAMGFALVGVLMAAGSLNLREIVEAQQGNIFTWFWVPLFPLFIVYFISGVAETNRAPFDVAEGESEIVAGFHVEYSGMAFAVFFLAEYANMILIGALTTIMFAGGWYSPFSGLDWLSNIPYLGAFLTYDGIHWFILKTAFFMIFFLWFRATFPRYRYDQIMRLGWKVFIPITIVWLLVVGVLILGQVGPWFD
- the nuoI gene encoding NADH-quinone oxidoreductase subunit NuoI — protein: MKKVFKSLFLTELLKGMGLTGRYYFRKKFTLYYPEEKTPQSARFRGLHAQRRYENGEERCIACKLCEAVCPAVAITIESAERDDGSRRTTRYDIDLFKCIYCGFCEEACPVDAIVETRHLEYHFENRGENIMTKEKLLRNGDMYESEIAADRAQDAAYR